DNA from Aquipuribacter hungaricus:
GTCGGGCCCGGCATGGAGCACCTCGCGGCTCGCGCTGGGCACGAGCAGCGGCCCCAGCCCGCCGAGGTGGCGGGCCACGTCGGCCGCGGTGGCGCCCTGCGCACCGAGCCCGGGCAGGAGCAGGTGGCCGCCGACCGCGGCCAGGTCGACCCCCGTGGCCTCCAGGTGCTCCCCCACCGTGGCACCCACGACGAGCCCGACGGGGCCCGGCGAGCCGTCCGGGGACAGCCGGGCGTTGTCGGCGGCCGCCTGCGCGGCGACGGCGGCCGCGACGCTCGGTGCGGACGAGCCGGTCGGGCGGGCGTGCTGGACCGACGCGCCCTCCGGGTTGGACGTCAGGCACAGGACGAACACGCCCCCGCCGTGGGCGGCGGCGGCCTCGACGACCGGGGCGAGGCTGCCGTAGCCCAGGTAGGGCGACAGCGTCACGGCGTCCGCCGCGAGCGGGGAGGCGGGGTCGAGCCAGGCGTCGGCGTACCCGGTGGCGGTGGAGCCGATGTCGCCGCGCTTGGCGTCGGCGAGGACGAGCTGGCCGGCGGAGCGGCAGTCCGCGAGCACCTGCTCGAGCACCGCGAGGCCCGCCGAGCCGTGGCGCTCGTAGAAGGCCACCTGCGGCTTGAGCAGCGCAGTCCGGCCGGCCAGCGCCTCGAGCACCGTGCCGGAGAACCGGCGCAGCCCCTCGACGTC
Protein-coding regions in this window:
- the pyrF gene encoding orotidine-5'-phosphate decarboxylase; translated protein: MSPAVPFGSRLAAALRAHGPLCVGLDPAPGTLARWGLADDVEGLRRFSGTVLEALAGRTALLKPQVAFYERHGSAGLAVLEQVLADCRSAGQLVLADAKRGDIGSTATGYADAWLDPASPLAADAVTLSPYLGYGSLAPVVEAAAAHGGGVFVLCLTSNPEGASVQHARPTGSSAPSVAAAVAAQAAADNARLSPDGSPGPVGLVVGATVGEHLEATGVDLAAVGGHLLLPGLGAQGATAADVARHLGGLGPLLVPSASREVLHAGPD